One region of Micromonospora ureilytica genomic DNA includes:
- a CDS encoding GntR family transcriptional regulator, translated as MIEFHLDSRSGVAPYMQLIRQVRHALRLGVLNEGDKLPTVKEVVARVAINPNTVSKAYRELEYEGLVTARPGLGTFVTRTLGGDSLSKHEPLRQDLARWLTEAREAGLDDESIEALFLSSFRAFSEARA; from the coding sequence GTGATCGAGTTTCACCTGGACTCACGGTCCGGGGTTGCGCCGTACATGCAGCTCATCCGACAGGTACGGCACGCACTCCGGCTCGGGGTCCTGAACGAAGGCGACAAGCTGCCCACCGTCAAGGAGGTGGTGGCCCGGGTCGCCATCAACCCGAACACGGTGTCCAAGGCATACCGCGAACTGGAGTACGAGGGTCTGGTCACGGCACGGCCGGGACTGGGCACGTTCGTCACCCGCACGCTGGGCGGCGACTCGCTGAGCAAGCACGAGCCGCTGCGGCAGGACCTGGCGCGCTGGCTGACCGAGGCTCGGGAGGCGGGCCTGGACGACGAGAGCATCGAGGCGCTCTTCCTCAGCAGCTTTCGGGCTTTTTCGGAGGCCCGAGCATGA
- a CDS encoding ABC transporter ATP-binding protein — MTSALIADGLTKRYGRRSALKDCTLDIPAGHVVGLVGPNGAGKSTLLQLACGLLDPTAGRIEVLGARPVSGSPQVGFVAQDTPVYAGLTVADHLRMGAHLNPSWDGALAERRIAQVGLDPAQKAGKLSGGQRAQLALTVAAAKRPNLLLLDEPVAALDPLARRNFLQGLMELTAEQGMSVVMSSHLVADLERVCDHLIVLVASRVRVAGDVDDLLATHHRLVGQRRDTADLGAGRALVEQSHTDVQSTLVVRSTAPIVDPSWQVDRLDLEDIVLAYMSGATGDGPERVLEGQR, encoded by the coding sequence ATGACTAGCGCCCTGATCGCGGACGGTCTGACCAAACGGTACGGGCGGCGTTCCGCACTGAAGGACTGCACTCTGGACATCCCGGCCGGCCACGTCGTGGGCCTGGTCGGGCCGAACGGCGCCGGCAAGTCCACGTTGCTGCAACTGGCCTGTGGGCTGCTCGATCCGACCGCGGGGCGGATCGAGGTGCTCGGCGCGCGGCCGGTCAGCGGGTCGCCGCAGGTCGGGTTCGTCGCGCAGGACACCCCGGTCTACGCCGGCCTGACCGTCGCGGACCACCTGCGGATGGGCGCGCACCTCAACCCGTCCTGGGACGGTGCGCTCGCCGAGCGGCGGATCGCCCAGGTCGGCCTGGACCCGGCACAGAAGGCGGGCAAGCTCTCCGGCGGCCAGCGCGCCCAGCTGGCCCTGACCGTCGCCGCGGCGAAGCGGCCCAATCTGCTGCTGCTCGACGAGCCGGTGGCGGCACTCGACCCGCTCGCCCGGCGCAATTTCCTGCAGGGGCTGATGGAGTTGACGGCCGAGCAGGGCATGAGTGTCGTGATGTCCTCGCACCTGGTGGCCGACCTGGAGCGGGTCTGCGACCACCTGATCGTGCTGGTCGCCTCGCGGGTGCGGGTGGCCGGTGACGTGGACGATCTGCTGGCCACCCACCACCGCCTGGTCGGGCAGCGGCGCGACACCGCCGACCTGGGCGCCGGGCGGGCCTTGGTCGAGCAGAGCCACACCGACGTGCAGTCGACCCTGGTGGTGCGCAGCACCGCGCCGATCGTCGACCCGTCCTGGCAGGTCGACCGGCTGGACCTGGAGGACATTGTGCTGGCGTACATGAGCGGAGCCACCGGCGACGGGCCGGAACGGGTTCTGGAGGGACAGCGATGA
- a CDS encoding ABC transporter permease subunit, translated as MIWMTWRQFRTPTLATGGLLLVVLGGLALTWAEVTELATQTGYTGCQGDACLAAGEAFLQALQPKWANEFHIAAIAALYLLPALVGIFWGAPLVARELESGTYRMVFSQSVSRVRWLLVKLAVGAGAAALGAGLLSLMLTRWAQSIDGASADRMNPLVFAARGIVPIGYATLAFVVGVFTGLVLRRTLAAMAVTLLVVVGLQIAAPFVVRPWLAQPVTTVTPLTFDGDFGISMNPDTGHMTVHVEPERRGDWVVSSTTITSTGAEFSGPADMTQCGPRASGGREACQRWLGQQNLSLKVSYVSGSKFWGLQWREFGVLFAVAVVLSLLSLWWVRRRLV; from the coding sequence ATGATCTGGATGACCTGGCGGCAGTTCCGCACCCCGACCCTGGCCACCGGTGGCCTGCTGCTGGTGGTCCTGGGTGGTCTGGCGCTGACCTGGGCGGAGGTGACCGAGCTGGCCACGCAGACCGGATACACCGGCTGCCAGGGCGATGCCTGCCTCGCCGCCGGCGAAGCGTTCCTCCAAGCGCTGCAACCAAAATGGGCGAACGAGTTCCACATCGCCGCCATCGCGGCCCTGTACCTGCTGCCCGCCCTGGTGGGCATCTTCTGGGGCGCGCCGCTGGTGGCCCGGGAGCTCGAGTCCGGCACGTACCGCATGGTCTTCAGCCAGTCCGTCAGCCGTGTCCGCTGGCTGCTGGTCAAGCTGGCGGTCGGCGCTGGGGCCGCAGCGCTCGGCGCCGGCCTGCTCAGCCTGATGCTCACCAGATGGGCGCAATCGATCGACGGGGCCTCGGCGGACCGGATGAACCCGCTGGTGTTCGCGGCCCGGGGGATCGTCCCGATTGGCTACGCGACGCTGGCCTTCGTGGTGGGTGTCTTCACCGGGCTGGTGCTGCGGCGGACCCTCGCCGCGATGGCGGTGACCCTGCTGGTGGTGGTCGGCCTCCAGATCGCCGCGCCGTTCGTGGTGCGCCCCTGGCTGGCTCAGCCGGTCACCACCGTCACCCCTCTGACGTTCGACGGCGACTTCGGGATCTCGATGAACCCCGACACCGGGCACATGACGGTCCACGTCGAGCCCGAGCGCAGGGGTGACTGGGTCGTGTCGAGCACCACGATCACCTCGACCGGAGCGGAGTTCAGTGGTCCGGCCGATATGACCCAGTGCGGTCCGCGGGCGTCCGGTGGGCGCGAGGCGTGCCAGAGATGGCTGGGGCAGCAGAACCTCAGCCTGAAGGTGAGCTACGTGTCCGGCTCGAAGTTCTGGGGCCTGCAGTGGCGGGAGTTCGGCGTGCTGTTCGCAGTGGCCGTCGTGCTGTCCCTGCTCTCCCTCTGGTGGGTCCGCCGCCGACTGGTCTGA
- a CDS encoding phosphotransferase translates to MTRTFLQSDELHDLVAEQFGSNSRLIGLHRLTGGSKKGVYRLGLDGQKPVILYVWAAGENYWPPSPTVPDDPFTDASGAELFAANHAALTAAGVRVPRLLMLDRDGRYLDADIALLEDAGALRLEALMERDPAASAAPLSALGDALRRMHTTFGPNYGKLAAVAQGEASQTRRTEDIIMDRALGHLDAAAARAPRLAYAHHRIAAHLHHLRDRVAPRQEYALVHGELGPDHVLVAPSGEPVMIDIEGLTYFDVEWEHAWLQMRFGEAYPALRPVDLDPNRLELYRYAQVLSLIEGPLRIADTDFPNRRWMLDLAEWNISKALAAI, encoded by the coding sequence GTGACGCGGACGTTCCTGCAGTCGGATGAGTTGCACGACCTGGTGGCGGAGCAGTTCGGCTCCAACAGCCGACTCATCGGCCTGCACCGGCTCACCGGCGGCAGCAAAAAGGGCGTCTACCGGCTTGGGCTCGACGGCCAGAAGCCCGTGATTCTGTATGTATGGGCGGCAGGCGAAAATTACTGGCCGCCGTCGCCGACGGTCCCGGACGACCCGTTCACTGACGCGTCGGGCGCGGAACTGTTCGCGGCCAACCACGCGGCGCTCACCGCCGCCGGTGTGCGCGTACCGCGTCTGCTCATGCTCGACCGCGACGGTCGCTACCTCGACGCCGACATCGCGCTGCTGGAAGACGCCGGCGCGCTACGGCTGGAGGCGCTGATGGAACGCGATCCCGCCGCGTCCGCCGCGCCACTGTCGGCGCTCGGCGACGCCCTGCGCCGCATGCACACCACCTTCGGCCCGAACTATGGCAAGCTCGCGGCGGTAGCCCAGGGTGAGGCGTCCCAGACTCGACGCACCGAGGACATCATCATGGACCGGGCGCTCGGCCACCTTGACGCAGCAGCGGCCCGCGCCCCGCGCCTGGCTTATGCGCATCACCGGATCGCCGCCCACCTTCATCATCTCCGTGACCGGGTGGCGCCACGCCAGGAGTACGCACTGGTGCACGGTGAGCTTGGACCGGATCACGTGCTCGTCGCGCCGTCCGGCGAGCCGGTAATGATCGACATCGAGGGCTTGACGTACTTCGACGTCGAATGGGAGCACGCCTGGTTGCAGATGCGCTTCGGCGAGGCGTATCCGGCGCTGCGTCCGGTCGATCTGGACCCGAACCGGTTGGAGCTCTACCGGTACGCGCAGGTGCTGTCGCTGATCGAGGGTCCGCTGCGCATCGCGGACACCGACTTCCCGAATCGACGATGGATGCTCGACCTGGCCGAGTGGAACATCAGCAAGGCACTCGCCGCAATCTGA
- a CDS encoding vWA domain-containing protein: MAPTATRTRQWLPYAAAVTAGLVVIAGAFVFVRQREAGCAITLQVNSSTEKAALLADLAERYNRGDRSIDGGGCAQVHVSALNSGKATEALATDWTRTGLPQPQVWLPTSSLWTGQLRLLDEAAGRELQTPDHYPSIANSPLVIAMPQPKAELVRQHGALGWEEILGLSGRDGWAGFGKPEWGRFTFGKDNPNLSTSGLAATIATYYAAVKRASDLTRSDLADPAVTQFVRRIEANVSHYSDDSVDLLRSLAEADLAGSAGSTDDMSAIVLQEELVDLYNTGALSPRLDGQERGRRPNVPLVAVHPKEGTFNLDHPFVVLPTADKRQRAAAADFQKFLTEGAQQESFARLGFRDHERRASAELLASVGAEPSGGLSYFEPPAPEVVSAMLDGWRTLRKKANILITLDTSGSMQAKVGTSTRFQVAAAAAGKGLALLNAEDQVGLWSFSSETKQQPKSPYREEVPLGGFDQTRIKNKIAGLQVVGDTALYATVRAAHRELLDRYDPQRINAIVVLTDGKNEYSKDNDLARLLAEVALDPKRPVKVFCIAFDRDSDFATLDRIAKASSGKAFDATDPAKIDDAFVKLVSSF; the protein is encoded by the coding sequence ATGGCCCCAACCGCTACGCGTACGCGGCAGTGGTTGCCGTACGCCGCCGCCGTCACCGCCGGCCTGGTGGTCATCGCCGGGGCGTTCGTGTTCGTCCGGCAGCGTGAAGCCGGCTGCGCCATCACCCTCCAGGTCAACTCCTCCACCGAGAAGGCGGCGCTACTGGCCGACCTGGCCGAGCGCTACAACCGCGGCGACAGGTCGATCGACGGCGGCGGCTGCGCCCAGGTGCACGTCAGCGCCTTGAACTCGGGCAAGGCCACCGAGGCGCTGGCTACCGACTGGACTCGCACCGGCCTGCCGCAACCGCAGGTCTGGCTACCGACGTCGAGCCTGTGGACCGGCCAGCTCCGGCTGCTCGACGAAGCCGCCGGGCGGGAGTTGCAGACTCCGGACCACTACCCGTCGATCGCCAACAGCCCGCTGGTCATCGCGATGCCACAGCCCAAGGCCGAGCTGGTACGCCAGCACGGGGCGCTGGGCTGGGAGGAGATCCTGGGCCTCTCCGGGCGGGACGGATGGGCGGGCTTCGGCAAGCCGGAGTGGGGCCGTTTCACCTTCGGCAAGGACAACCCGAACCTGTCCACCTCCGGGTTGGCGGCGACCATCGCCACCTACTACGCGGCGGTGAAACGGGCCAGCGACCTGACCCGCTCCGATCTGGCCGACCCCGCGGTCACCCAGTTCGTCCGCCGGATCGAGGCCAACGTGTCGCACTACAGCGACGACTCGGTGGACCTGCTGCGCAGCCTCGCCGAGGCGGACCTGGCCGGCAGCGCGGGCAGCACGGACGACATGAGTGCCATCGTTCTGCAGGAGGAGCTGGTGGACCTCTACAACACGGGTGCGTTGAGCCCTCGGCTGGACGGGCAGGAGCGGGGCCGCCGACCGAACGTCCCGCTGGTCGCCGTCCATCCCAAGGAGGGCACGTTCAACCTGGACCATCCGTTCGTGGTGCTGCCCACCGCCGACAAGCGGCAGCGCGCGGCGGCGGCCGACTTCCAGAAATTCCTGACCGAGGGCGCCCAGCAGGAGAGCTTCGCCCGCCTCGGCTTCCGGGACCACGAGCGTCGGGCCTCGGCGGAGCTGCTTGCCAGCGTCGGCGCCGAGCCCAGCGGCGGGCTCAGCTACTTCGAGCCGCCGGCCCCGGAGGTGGTCAGCGCGATGTTGGACGGTTGGCGCACGCTCCGCAAGAAGGCCAACATCCTGATCACCCTGGACACCTCGGGGTCGATGCAGGCGAAGGTCGGCACCAGTACCCGTTTCCAGGTCGCCGCGGCGGCGGCGGGCAAGGGTCTCGCGTTGCTCAACGCCGAAGACCAGGTGGGTCTCTGGTCGTTCTCCTCGGAGACCAAGCAGCAGCCGAAGAGCCCCTACCGGGAGGAGGTCCCGCTCGGCGGGTTCGACCAGACGCGGATCAAGAACAAGATCGCCGGCCTGCAGGTCGTTGGCGACACCGCGCTCTACGCGACGGTCCGGGCCGCACACCGAGAACTGCTCGACCGGTACGACCCGCAGCGGATCAATGCGATCGTCGTGCTGACCGACGGCAAGAACGAGTACAGCAAGGACAACGACCTCGCCCGGCTGCTCGCCGAGGTCGCCCTGGACCCGAAGCGTCCGGTGAAGGTGTTCTGCATCGCCTTCGACCGGGACTCAGACTTCGCCACCCTGGACCGGATCGCCAAGGCATCGTCGGGCAAGGCCTTCGACGCCACCGATCCCGCCAAGATCGACGACGCGTTCGTGAAGCTGGTCAGCAGCTTCTGA
- a CDS encoding serine/threonine-protein kinase, protein MSGLAGTPVPGLAKLWTHDPVTAGAYRLVGRLGAGGQGVVFLGEDDAGDRVAVKMVNVDLSDPRARSQFVKEIAAARRVAPFCTAQVLFAEVDGERPYVVSEFIEGLTLHRHVRERGPVTGNALHRLAVGTVTALAAIHSAGVVHCDLKPDNVVLGEDGPRVIDFGIARALGVTDTASSRVMGTTAYMAPERFRNDAIGPPCDVFAWAATIAFAAGGRPPFGNDSLFAVMHRVLHDQPDLPALPPVLDELIRECLAKDPADRPAAERVLVRLLRQDGRVTEPLRRENLLEAGNETAGAPTPNHPLPQVTPTAPQPGPTQPRIPTQPTVPTQARPTPPAHLPVTTQPAHLPVTEPEAGAGGDGATRRLRREAADAWGISTALFLGSVGAAAGYVASSAVGPATAVGAVAFVVVYLVRLLVATAVGGRSDRG, encoded by the coding sequence ATGTCAGGACTGGCCGGCACGCCGGTGCCAGGGTTGGCGAAGCTCTGGACGCACGATCCGGTCACCGCCGGCGCGTATCGGCTGGTCGGCCGGCTGGGCGCGGGTGGGCAGGGGGTCGTCTTTCTCGGTGAGGACGACGCCGGTGACCGGGTCGCGGTCAAGATGGTCAACGTCGATCTGAGTGATCCACGGGCGCGCTCGCAGTTCGTCAAGGAGATCGCCGCCGCCCGCCGGGTGGCTCCGTTCTGCACCGCGCAGGTGCTCTTCGCCGAGGTGGACGGCGAGCGGCCCTACGTGGTCAGTGAGTTCATCGAGGGCCTGACTTTGCACCGACACGTTCGCGAGCGCGGCCCGGTGACCGGTAACGCCCTGCACCGGCTCGCGGTCGGCACCGTCACCGCGCTCGCCGCGATCCACAGCGCCGGCGTGGTGCACTGCGATCTGAAACCGGACAACGTGGTGCTGGGCGAGGACGGTCCTCGGGTGATCGACTTCGGCATCGCCCGCGCTTTGGGCGTCACCGACACAGCGTCCAGCCGGGTCATGGGGACCACCGCGTACATGGCCCCCGAGCGGTTCCGCAACGACGCTATCGGTCCGCCCTGCGACGTGTTCGCCTGGGCGGCCACGATCGCCTTCGCCGCCGGTGGTCGGCCGCCCTTCGGCAATGATTCGCTCTTCGCCGTGATGCACCGGGTGCTGCACGACCAGCCCGACCTGCCGGCGTTGCCTCCCGTCCTCGACGAGCTGATCCGGGAGTGCCTGGCCAAGGATCCCGCGGACCGACCGGCTGCCGAGCGCGTGCTGGTGCGGCTGCTCCGACAGGACGGCAGGGTCACCGAGCCGCTACGTCGGGAGAACCTGCTCGAGGCCGGCAACGAGACCGCGGGCGCGCCGACGCCGAACCACCCGCTCCCCCAGGTGACGCCGACGGCACCGCAGCCGGGCCCGACGCAGCCGCGGATACCGACCCAGCCGACGGTGCCGACCCAGGCCCGGCCAACCCCGCCAGCACACCTGCCGGTGACGACCCAGCCGGCACACCTGCCGGTGACGGAGCCCGAGGCTGGTGCTGGCGGCGACGGCGCGACGCGGCGGCTGCGTCGTGAGGCCGCAGACGCCTGGGGCATCTCGACCGCGCTCTTCCTCGGGTCGGTTGGCGCCGCCGCCGGATACGTCGCGTCGAGCGCGGTCGGCCCGGCCACCGCGGTCGGGGCGGTCGCCTTCGTCGTGGTCTACCTGGTCCGGCTGCTGGTCGCGACGGCGGTCGGGGGACGGTCCGACCGCGGGTGA
- a CDS encoding cyclase family protein: protein MTVLQEFVAALSSGRIQVVDLTAPLSDQTPILGLPEQFGQTWPFRLSEISRYDDRGPAWYWNNFSTGEHTGTHFDAPVHWVSGQQGADVSQVPVSQLIAPAVVIDHAADAAADPDFLLEVEHVKAWEAEHGALPTGGWLLYRTGWDAYGDDPERYANAGRTPGISVECARWLAEESPIQGVGVETVGTDAGAAHSFDPPFPCHSFLLGQDKYGLTQLRNLAQLPATGAVVIAGPLPIVSGSGSPCRVLALVER, encoded by the coding sequence ATGACGGTGCTGCAGGAGTTTGTCGCCGCTCTTTCCAGCGGCCGAATCCAGGTTGTCGACCTCACCGCTCCGCTCTCGGACCAGACCCCGATCCTGGGTCTGCCCGAGCAGTTCGGTCAGACCTGGCCGTTCCGGCTCAGCGAGATCAGCCGGTACGACGACCGCGGTCCGGCCTGGTACTGGAACAACTTCTCCACCGGTGAGCACACCGGCACCCACTTCGACGCCCCGGTGCACTGGGTCTCCGGACAGCAGGGCGCCGACGTGTCGCAGGTCCCGGTGAGCCAGTTGATCGCCCCGGCGGTGGTGATCGACCACGCCGCCGACGCGGCCGCCGACCCGGACTTCCTGCTCGAGGTCGAGCACGTCAAGGCGTGGGAGGCCGAACACGGAGCCTTGCCCACCGGTGGCTGGCTGCTCTACCGCACCGGCTGGGACGCGTACGGCGACGACCCGGAGCGGTACGCCAACGCCGGCCGTACCCCGGGCATTTCCGTCGAGTGCGCCCGCTGGCTGGCTGAGGAGTCTCCGATCCAGGGCGTCGGGGTGGAGACGGTCGGAACCGACGCGGGCGCCGCGCATTCGTTCGACCCGCCGTTCCCGTGTCACTCGTTCCTGCTCGGCCAGGACAAGTACGGGCTGACCCAGCTCCGTAACCTGGCGCAGTTGCCGGCGACCGGCGCGGTGGTGATCGCCGGACCACTGCCGATCGTCTCCGGGTCCGGCAGCCCGTGCCGGGTCCTCGCGCTTGTCGAACGATAG